The genomic segment GTGGTCGGCCGAGCCATCGGTCTGATCGGCCGTGGAATCGCCCAAGGAATGGGACGCAGCCTGGGACGCGGCTGAACTGCCAGCAGTCAGGATGGTCGCTTGCAGCAACCTCCCATGGCCTTTCTGGTCTCTGCACTGATCAGTGTTTGTCTGTCCCTGTTGCTGCTGGCCTCTCCGGTTGGCGCTGCTCGGGACAGCAACAGTTACGACGGCAATATCTACGCGTTGTACGCGGGCAATGGATCGCTGGTTCCACCGGCTGGGACCCTCGCTGATGCACTCGAGGCCGGACGGACCAGTGTGCTGGTGTTTTATCTGGATGACAGTGCCGACTGCAAACGCTTTGCCCCAGTGGTGTCTGAGTTGCAGCGGCTGTGGCTCCGCAACATCGAGTTGTTGCCTTTGACGATTGACCCCCTACAGGGGCGTCGCCCGAATGGCCCGCAGGATCCCGCCACCTATTGGAAGGGAGAAATTCCGCAGGTGGTGGTGATCGGACCGGATGGATACGTCCTGCTCGACCGGGCTGGGCAGGTGCCTCTCGACGTCATCAATGAGGCCATCAGCCAAGCCACAGGGTTGCCTGCCCCAGAGCTGCAAGCTGTCAATCCAGGTGGCAACTTCAACGAAGTGAACATTGAGGTGGAGGTGGTCCCTGGCTGAGCCGCCTACGCTGCCGCCGGTTTTGACGGCTGTTGGCCGAACGCTCCTGTGGTTGTGCTGATCCTCCTGCTCCTGCTCGGCCTTGCCGTGGCCTGGATTGAGCTGCGCCATCGCCTGCGGCCCGCTTCGCCCCTCACCATGCGCGCGTTCGACTGGACGGTGGTGCCCCTCGGCAGCGAGGTGCGCGTCTTGGGTGTGCTGGAGATCAGCAATCCCCATCGCCGTATGGAGGTGTTCGTGCCGGAACTGCGGGTGGATCCTGTTTTGTTGGGCAAGGCGGCTCCAAGCCAGCTTCAGGTGACGACATCCATCGAGGCAGACCACCCCGATGAGGACAGCAGGGCAGATGGTTACTGGGCTGCCTACATCGTGAAAGGTCGCAAGTCGACCCGCGCCAGAGTCACCATCACCCTTCGTGATCCATCTGGGACGAATCCACTGGATCGATTCGACAGCCTCTGGGCTGATGTGCACTGGATCAATTACGGGCCGTTCGGACGTCTCGCGCGTCGTCAGGGGCTTCTCGTTTCGCTCAAACGGCCGCAGCCGCTGTCAGCCGCAAACGCCGAGTTCCGCGTCGGTGACGGATGTCGGGTTCTGCCCCTGCGTACCCATCTGCTCGGCTCCCTTGATGATCCGATCGACGTTCTTCGGACCTACGCCTCCGATCTTCTCCAGCCTGGAGATGTCCTCACGATCGGTGAGACGCCGGTGGCTGTGATTCAGAGCCGTTACCGCCACCCGAGCGAAGTGCAGCCGGGAATGGTGGCGCGCCTTCTCTGTCGGGTGTTTCATCCCACCAGCAGCCTCGCCACGGCCTGCGGCTTGCAAACCCTGATCGACCTTGTTGGCCCCACCCGCGTTCTCGTTGCCTGGATCGCTGGCCTGTTGCTCAAGTTGGTGGGGATTCCCGGGGGCTTCTACCGGCTGGCGGGAGATCAGGCCCGTCTCATCGACGACATCACCGGCACCACGCCTCCCTACGACCAGACGATCGTTCTCGGCCCGGATGAGCCGGAGGCTCTCTGTTACAGAGCGGCGATGGAGCTTGGGGTTGCCGTTGCGATTGTTGACGTCAACGATCTCGGTCGCGTCAAGGTGCTGGCCTCCAGCCGCGGTTGCGATGAGGAGCTTCTGCAGCGTGCACTGCGTCCGAATCCAGCCGGCAATGCCAATGAACGAACCCCTCTTGTGCTCGTCCGCCCCGGCATTGCCTGAGCGATACATTGAACCCATTGCGATGGAGGGTGATCTGGATCTGAACGCTCCTCCGACCCTGAAAATCGAACCGCTTGCGATTCGTCACCTGCAGCAACTGCAGATGTCGTCCGAGGCCGGTCAGCTGTCACGGCTGCAGGCGGCGCTGCTGGGCGATTGGCTTGCTCGGATTGAACAGCGTTTTCCGGATCTGTTGCCCAGTCGCTCACCTCGCTGTCTTGTCGCTCTCGAGGACATGCATCTGGTCGCCGCTGTCGTGGTGCGGCCCTACAACCGGCGCGGTAGCTGCTGGTCGGTGCAGGTGCCGGAAGTCCTGTCCTCGTCAACGACCTGCAGTGTTCGTAACATCCAGCTCAACCTGCTTCAGCAGGCTCTTCAGCTGGGAAGCCCGCTCGTGCGCAGCTGGGTTGTCCGTTGCCCTGTCGCCGATGCCGATCGCGTTGCATTGATGCGCGAACTCGGATTTCAGCCGCTGCGTTCCCTTCAGGCCTGGCATCCCCCCGATTCCTGCTCAGCAGCCGTTGCGGATCCCGACCTGCCCGAGGGTCTGAGTTGGCAGGCGATCAACCGCCGCACGGCCCAGTTGCTCTGGCCGATCGAGCTGGGGGGCAGTTTCAGTCACCTTCGTCAGATCACTGATCGTCACTGGCTTGATCTGCTCGATCGCACCGGCCCAGGTTGTGGGGTGCTTCTGGCTGAGGATGCTGTTCTGGCCGGCTGCCTGCAGCTGGGAGAGGGCGGTCGTGGGGATCAACTCGAGCTGTTGCGCGACCTGGCCTGGGATCCGCGTTTGGAAGAGGCGCTTCCCGCCTTGCTGAAACGTATTCAGCGGGACGCCAGCCCCTCGATGTTGATCACTGCACTGGAGGACGAGCCTCTCTCCGACGTGCTGCTGGCCGAGGGCTGGCAACGAGGCGACGAGCAGTTGCTTCTGGGCCGCAGCATGTGGAGGCGGCAGACCAGTCCCCGCAATCTGCAGCTTGTACGGCCGCTCGGTCAGGTGTTCAGCCGGCTTCGCCCTGGGCAGGCTCCCCTCCCGACCCCAAGCCTGGGTCGGCGCTGACGGCTTTGCAGGCTCCTTGTTCCGTTCTCAGCCTCGATGTTGGCCGTCGCAGGATTGGCTTGGCCGGATGCGATCCGCTTGGAATCACGGTGACGCCGTTGCCGCCGTTGCATCGCGGCCGCTTCCAGGAGGATTTTGAAGTGCTGGTGGCCCATTGCACGAACCGACTGGTGCGGGGTCTGGTGGTTGGGCTTCCCCTTGATGCCGCTGGAGCTCCGACGGCTCAGGCCGTTCACTGTCGCCGTTATGGACTTCGGCTCGCTGCAGCGTTGAAGCTGCCCCTGGCCTGGGTGAACGAGCACAGCAGCACCTGGGCAGCAGGGGAACGCCATGGATTGTCAGGTGATCGCAGCGGCCGCCTCGACAGTGCTGCTGCCGCCCTTCTGCTGGAACAGTGGCTACGCGAAGGCCCTTCCCTCAAACCGGTCGATTCGGCGGCCCCTACCCCGGGCGTGGAATTCGATCATGGTGGATCCTGAAGCGACCGAGGATTTGGTCCCATGCGCGATTCAGGGCCCAGTGGCAGTGGCGACGTTCCGACCGTGCTGGTCCGTGATGCGGAAGGCCGTGATCTGCTCTGTTTCCTTGAGCAGCTCATTCCTCTCGATGGCAGCGACTACGCCCTGCTGACCCCCGTGGACACGCCGGTGTCCCTGTTCCGCCTCAAGGATGGTGATGAGCCGGAACCGATCACCACCATCACCAGCAGTGAACCGATCCTTTCGGTGGCGGATGTGGTGCTGCAGGAACATGACCTCACCCTGGTGCGTTCGGCGGTGACGCTGACGGTGAGCGGAGAGCTGGATGAACCCGATCCGGAGGATCTGGAGGATGAGGAAGAGGATGAGGCGGACGAGGAATCGGAGACCTACGAGTTGCTGGTGAGTTTCATGGTGGAGAAGGGGGAATACGGTCTTTACATCCCTCTCGATCCCTTCTTCGTTGTGGCTCGCATGGTCGATGGACAGGCGGAGCTGGTGGAGGGTGAGGATTTTGATCGGATTCAGCCCCGCATCGAGGCGGAACTGGATGAACGCGAATGGCCGGATTGAGTCCCCAGCACTGGCTGCATCCCGATTGGGAACCGGGGCTCACGATCGCCCATCTGCCGTTGTCGCATCTGATCGGCTGCGACATCCGCGCTGCTGTCGTGGACGTCGATCGAACCCTGTTGCCCGGTCGTGATGTGAGGCTCCCCGACAGTGTTCGAGCCTGGATGCAGCACGCCGGCAGCAGCCTGGCGCTGCACCTGTTCAGCAACAACCCATCAAGGGCCCGGATCTCAGCGGTGGCTGACCAGCTGGGGCTCAGCTTCACCTGTGGTGCGGGCAAGCCCCGACGGGGAGCCCTTCGCCGGGTGATGGCTGAGCTTGCGCTGGATCCACGTCAGGTGGCGATGGTGGGTGATCGATTGTTCACGGATGTCCTGTGTGGCAATCGACTTGGTCTCTACACCGTGCTGG from the Synechococcus sp. KORDI-100 genome contains:
- a CDS encoding DUF3727 domain-containing protein; its protein translation is MRDSGPSGSGDVPTVLVRDAEGRDLLCFLEQLIPLDGSDYALLTPVDTPVSLFRLKDGDEPEPITTITSSEPILSVADVVLQEHDLTLVRSAVTLTVSGELDEPDPEDLEDEEEDEADEESETYELLVSFMVEKGEYGLYIPLDPFFVVARMVDGQAELVEGEDFDRIQPRIEAELDEREWPD
- a CDS encoding YqeG family HAD IIIA-type phosphatase — its product is MAGLSPQHWLHPDWEPGLTIAHLPLSHLIGCDIRAAVVDVDRTLLPGRDVRLPDSVRAWMQHAGSSLALHLFSNNPSRARISAVADQLGLSFTCGAGKPRRGALRRVMAELALDPRQVAMVGDRLFTDVLCGNRLGLYTVLVRPVSEDGSPCHHDGVQRLERRLARWMGAPAA
- a CDS encoding F420-0:Gamma-glutamyl ligase, giving the protein MILLLLLGLAVAWIELRHRLRPASPLTMRAFDWTVVPLGSEVRVLGVLEISNPHRRMEVFVPELRVDPVLLGKAAPSQLQVTTSIEADHPDEDSRADGYWAAYIVKGRKSTRARVTITLRDPSGTNPLDRFDSLWADVHWINYGPFGRLARRQGLLVSLKRPQPLSAANAEFRVGDGCRVLPLRTHLLGSLDDPIDVLRTYASDLLQPGDVLTIGETPVAVIQSRYRHPSEVQPGMVARLLCRVFHPTSSLATACGLQTLIDLVGPTRVLVAWIAGLLLKLVGIPGGFYRLAGDQARLIDDITGTTPPYDQTIVLGPDEPEALCYRAAMELGVAVAIVDVNDLGRVKVLASSRGCDEELLQRALRPNPAGNANERTPLVLVRPGIA
- a CDS encoding thylakoid membrane photosystem I accumulation factor: MAFLVSALISVCLSLLLLASPVGAARDSNSYDGNIYALYAGNGSLVPPAGTLADALEAGRTSVLVFYLDDSADCKRFAPVVSELQRLWLRNIELLPLTIDPLQGRRPNGPQDPATYWKGEIPQVVVIGPDGYVLLDRAGQVPLDVINEAISQATGLPAPELQAVNPGGNFNEVNIEVEVVPG
- the ruvX gene encoding Holliday junction resolvase RuvX, with the translated sequence MQAPCSVLSLDVGRRRIGLAGCDPLGITVTPLPPLHRGRFQEDFEVLVAHCTNRLVRGLVVGLPLDAAGAPTAQAVHCRRYGLRLAAALKLPLAWVNEHSSTWAAGERHGLSGDRSGRLDSAAAALLLEQWLREGPSLKPVDSAAPTPGVEFDHGGS